The following are encoded in a window of Mycobacterium decipiens genomic DNA:
- a CDS encoding molybdopterin-dependent oxidoreductase: protein MSDPADGPETENGFGFPTGLWRWAQRHSPPGLQRLTQFRSPLRGPWLTSVFGLVLLVTLPIVIVTGLLSYVAYAPQLGQAIPGDVGWLRLPSFTWPTRPSWLYRLTQGLHVGLGLVLIPVVLAKLWSVIPRLFVWPPARSIAQLLERLSVLMLVGGILFQIVTGVLNIQYDYIFGFSFYTGHYFGAWVFIAGFLLHIAVKIPRMVTGLRSVPMREVLRTNVADTRPQPRDPDGLVAAHPGEPTLSRRGALGLVGAGVLLIGVLTVGQTLGGITRRAALLLPRGRVASPGDFPINKTAAAAGVRPAATGPGWRLVLRGGPSEVVLDRAALAGLPQHTARLPLACVEGWSAVRTWGGVPLAELALLAGVPAASSAHVTSLQRGGAFGEAKLAANQIADPDALLALRVDGADLSLDHGYPARVIVPALPGVHNTKWVAAIEFHKG, encoded by the coding sequence ATGAGTGATCCAGCAGACGGCCCGGAAACCGAGAACGGCTTCGGCTTTCCCACCGGGCTATGGCGCTGGGCCCAGCGCCATAGCCCGCCGGGTTTGCAACGTCTGACCCAGTTTCGCAGCCCGCTGCGTGGTCCGTGGCTGACGTCGGTCTTCGGTTTGGTGCTGTTGGTGACGTTGCCGATCGTCATCGTCACCGGGCTACTTTCCTACGTCGCCTATGCGCCGCAGCTGGGTCAGGCCATCCCCGGCGACGTCGGCTGGCTGCGGCTACCCAGCTTCACCTGGCCGACCCGTCCGTCCTGGCTGTACCGGTTGACCCAGGGGCTGCATGTGGGGCTGGGGCTGGTACTCATTCCCGTGGTGCTGGCCAAGCTATGGTCGGTAATCCCGCGGCTGTTCGTGTGGCCGCCGGCACGCTCGATCGCCCAGTTGCTGGAACGGCTGTCGGTGCTGATGTTGGTCGGCGGGATCCTGTTCCAGATCGTCACCGGTGTGCTCAACATCCAGTACGACTACATCTTCGGGTTCAGCTTCTACACCGGCCACTATTTCGGGGCCTGGGTCTTTATCGCCGGTTTTCTGCTGCATATTGCGGTCAAGATCCCACGGATGGTCACCGGGTTGCGGTCGGTGCCGATGCGAGAGGTGTTGCGCACCAACGTGGCCGACACTCGCCCGCAGCCGCGTGACCCGGACGGCTTGGTAGCGGCCCACCCCGGTGAGCCGACGCTGAGCCGCCGCGGTGCCCTGGGATTGGTCGGTGCCGGTGTGCTGTTGATCGGCGTACTGACGGTTGGGCAAACCCTCGGCGGTATCACCCGCCGGGCCGCGCTGCTGCTGCCACGGGGTCGCGTCGCCAGCCCGGGCGACTTCCCGATCAACAAGACCGCCGCCGCCGCCGGGGTCAGACCGGCGGCCACCGGCCCGGGCTGGCGGTTGGTGCTGCGTGGCGGGCCTTCGGAGGTGGTGCTGGACCGTGCCGCGCTGGCCGGCTTGCCGCAACACACCGCCCGGTTGCCCCTCGCCTGCGTCGAGGGGTGGTCGGCCGTCCGCACCTGGGGTGGCGTGCCGCTGGCCGAGTTGGCCCTGTTGGCGGGTGTGCCGGCGGCGAGCTCGGCTCATGTCACGTCGCTGCAGCGTGGCGGGGCCTTCGGCGAGGCAAAGTTGGCGGCGAATCAGATCGCTGATCCCGATGCGCTGCTGGCGCTGCGGGTCGACGGGGCCGACCTGTCGTTGGACCACGGCTATCCCGCCCGGGTCATTGTTCCGGCCCTGCCCGGTGTGCACAACACCAAATGGGTCGCGGCCATCGAATTCCACAAGGGGTGA